One Bdellovibrio bacteriovorus str. Tiberius DNA segment encodes these proteins:
- the pth gene encoding aminoacyl-tRNA hydrolase gives MWLIVGLGNPGGEYKLTRHNIGFMAVDYLMEGLGNPPIKNQFKAEIAQGKIKDHPVIFCKPQTFMNLSGESVQPLMGFYKIPLERLIVIHDEIDQPFAQMKIQKNRGHGGHNGIKSVSGLMGSMDYTRLRLGVGRPANPNIPVPDYVLGKFTKEEFAQMPDFLNKAGDAVESIILDGIQKASTKFNT, from the coding sequence ATGTGGTTGATTGTTGGCTTGGGAAATCCGGGTGGCGAGTATAAACTGACCCGTCATAACATCGGCTTTATGGCCGTGGACTATCTGATGGAAGGCCTGGGAAATCCCCCGATCAAAAATCAGTTCAAAGCCGAAATCGCTCAAGGGAAAATCAAGGATCACCCTGTGATTTTCTGCAAACCGCAAACCTTCATGAATCTTTCCGGCGAATCCGTACAACCCCTGATGGGCTTTTATAAAATCCCTCTGGAACGCCTGATCGTCATCCACGACGAAATTGACCAGCCCTTTGCACAAATGAAAATTCAGAAAAACCGCGGGCACGGCGGCCATAACGGCATTAAAAGCGTTTCGGGCCTGATGGGCTCTATGGACTATACCCGCCTGCGTTTGGGTGTGGGTCGCCCTGCCAACCCGAACATCCCGGTGCCGGACTATGTCCTGGGCAAATTCACCAAGGAAGAGTTCGCGCAGATGCCGGATTTCCTGAATAAAGCCGGCGATGCTGTGGAAAGCATCATCCTGGATGGAATTCAAAAAGCTTCGACAAAATTCAACACTTAG
- the ychF gene encoding redox-regulated ATPase YchF — protein MALQVGIVGLPNVGKSTLFNALTSAKAEAANYPFCTIDPNVGVVTVPDPRMDKITEFIKPQKVVPTTMEFVDIAGIVKGASQGEGLGNQFLSHIRQTDAIVHVVRCFDDPNIIHVAGSVEPIRDIEIINTELLLADLDSVEKRLQRTEKQAKNSTDKKLKLDVEVAKKIKEALGKGLPARSVTLDEMEQVALKEMHLLTAKPVLYAMNVNDADFAAGGNDWTKAVEARAAEENNKTILICSAMEAEIALLPPEERKDFLDALGAEEPGLNRLIREAYTLLGLQTYFTAGVTEVRAWTIRANTKAPQAAGVIHTDFERGFIKAETYHCEDLFKYKSEQAIKDAGKYRIEGKEYVVKDGDVLFFKFNV, from the coding sequence ATGGCACTTCAAGTCGGTATCGTAGGTCTTCCGAACGTGGGTAAGAGCACGCTTTTCAATGCTCTGACATCTGCCAAGGCTGAGGCAGCCAACTATCCATTCTGTACTATCGACCCGAACGTGGGCGTGGTGACAGTTCCAGATCCTCGCATGGATAAAATCACTGAATTCATCAAACCTCAGAAGGTTGTTCCAACAACTATGGAATTCGTGGATATCGCGGGTATCGTAAAAGGTGCGTCCCAGGGTGAAGGTTTGGGAAATCAGTTCCTGTCCCACATCCGCCAGACAGACGCTATCGTTCACGTGGTTCGTTGCTTTGACGACCCAAATATCATTCACGTGGCGGGTTCTGTTGAACCTATCCGTGACATTGAAATCATCAACACCGAGTTGTTGCTGGCGGATTTGGACTCTGTTGAAAAGCGCCTTCAGCGCACAGAGAAACAAGCTAAAAACTCCACCGACAAAAAGCTGAAACTGGATGTTGAAGTTGCCAAGAAAATCAAAGAAGCTTTGGGCAAGGGTCTTCCGGCCCGCTCTGTAACTTTGGATGAAATGGAACAGGTTGCATTGAAAGAGATGCACCTTCTGACTGCAAAACCGGTTCTTTACGCGATGAACGTCAACGACGCTGACTTCGCAGCTGGCGGCAATGACTGGACAAAGGCTGTTGAGGCCCGCGCCGCGGAAGAAAACAACAAAACCATCCTGATCTGTTCTGCGATGGAAGCTGAGATCGCATTGTTGCCACCGGAAGAACGCAAGGACTTCCTGGATGCACTGGGCGCGGAAGAGCCAGGCTTGAACCGTCTGATCCGCGAAGCTTACACGCTGTTGGGTCTTCAGACTTACTTCACTGCAGGTGTGACGGAAGTTCGCGCTTGGACGATTCGTGCAAACACGAAAGCTCCACAAGCAGCGGGCGTGATCCACACTGACTTTGAGCGTGGTTTCATCAAAGCTGAAACTTACCACTGCGAAGATCTGTTCAAATACAAATCTGAACAGGCGATCAAAGATGCTGGTAAATACCGCATCGAAGGTAAAGAGTACGTTGTGAAAGACGGCGACGTTCTGTTCTTCAAGTTCAACGTTTAA
- a CDS encoding amidase produces MNELLTLSALDLHKKVQNKEVSPSEVLEAHITRIEQVNPALNAMVEDDFVRARKLAHEQTETLAKNNSDLPPLFGVPFTVKEMFSYQGMKRTGGSIHHKNDVMDWDATVVARMKKAGGIPMGTTNVPELGFWFECFNPVYGRTSNPYDLGRTCGGSSGGEGALIGAGASPLGLGSDIGGSIRMPASFCGVFGHKPSRYLLPLTGHFPFEQNDFRTLLLDQKYPYTSMGPMTRKAVDLAPMMKILMGSDDIDQHTLKNPTMEELSQEWKGRKVLICSNPIFHRARGTDDELVQVVKNCGKLFEELGAVVEELDPRFFVRSAELWFAAVKNSKNRNLYETLMGPTQHLSIGKEILQLTFGKGNYTLPNLVVSLAEIFDTRKKDFTEEMQALAKMKADLDEKLGADGILILPPHPRVAPKHRAPLWSPFDFIYTAIFTTLGHPATSVPMGLNEDGIPLGVQVVGPYMKDHLTLACAEFLETTFGGWQPPKNL; encoded by the coding sequence ATGAATGAATTGCTGACTTTGTCCGCTTTGGATCTGCATAAAAAAGTTCAAAACAAAGAAGTCTCCCCGTCTGAAGTTCTTGAGGCGCACATCACCCGCATTGAACAGGTGAACCCCGCCTTGAATGCGATGGTCGAAGATGACTTCGTCCGTGCCAGAAAATTGGCGCACGAACAGACAGAAACTTTGGCGAAGAACAATTCGGATCTTCCGCCACTGTTCGGAGTTCCTTTCACCGTCAAAGAAATGTTTTCTTACCAGGGCATGAAACGCACCGGGGGCAGTATTCATCACAAGAATGATGTGATGGACTGGGACGCCACAGTTGTCGCGCGTATGAAAAAAGCCGGTGGCATTCCCATGGGCACCACCAATGTGCCGGAACTGGGATTCTGGTTTGAGTGTTTCAATCCCGTTTACGGTCGCACCAGCAATCCCTATGACCTGGGACGCACTTGCGGTGGCAGCAGTGGTGGCGAAGGGGCTTTGATCGGCGCGGGGGCTTCTCCGCTGGGTCTTGGCAGTGATATCGGCGGCAGCATCAGAATGCCGGCGTCTTTTTGCGGGGTCTTTGGTCACAAGCCGTCTCGCTATTTGTTGCCACTGACCGGCCATTTCCCGTTTGAACAAAATGACTTCCGCACCTTGTTGCTGGATCAAAAGTATCCTTACACTTCCATGGGGCCGATGACCCGCAAAGCGGTGGATCTGGCACCGATGATGAAGATCCTGATGGGCTCTGATGATATCGACCAGCACACGCTGAAAAATCCGACTATGGAAGAACTGTCCCAGGAATGGAAAGGCCGCAAGGTTCTGATCTGTTCCAACCCGATCTTCCATCGCGCACGCGGAACGGATGATGAGCTGGTGCAAGTGGTGAAAAACTGCGGTAAGCTGTTTGAAGAACTGGGCGCAGTCGTTGAAGAACTGGATCCAAGATTCTTTGTTCGCTCGGCAGAGCTGTGGTTTGCCGCGGTGAAAAATTCCAAGAACAGAAACTTGTATGAAACCCTGATGGGTCCAACCCAACATCTGTCGATTGGGAAAGAGATCCTGCAACTGACTTTCGGTAAAGGCAACTACACCCTGCCAAATCTGGTGGTATCCCTGGCTGAAATCTTTGACACCCGCAAAAAAGACTTCACCGAAGAAATGCAGGCCCTGGCAAAAATGAAAGCCGACCTCGATGAAAAACTGGGTGCTGACGGCATTCTGATTCTGCCTCCGCACCCGCGTGTGGCACCGAAACACCGAGCTCCGCTATGGTCCCCGTTTGATTTCATTTACACGGCGATCTTTACAACCTTAGGGCACCCGGCGACGTCTGTCCCGATGGGCTTGAACGAAGATGGTATTCCATTGGGAGTTCAGGTTGTCGGTCCTTACATGAAAGACCACCTGACGCTGGCCTGTGCAGAGTTCCTGGAAACAACTTTCGGCGGCTGGCAACCTCCGAAAAATCTGTAA
- a CDS encoding ABC transporter permease produces the protein MKKVLLVFAILFLSTLVLATVFYPWVLNSSGLEQNVESILIPPGSEHWFGTDTLGRDLFARVLMGGRISLLVGLVGSFLAFMIGFIYGAIAGWFEGIVDRILMRFCDILIAVPSFILVSVMCLSLQLLLPFEDPLSRALLGLCISIAVTHWMSLARVTRGMVLEIKRKPYVEAAISLGGSRVHVMLRHVLPNMLGTLLILVAMQIPTNILYESFMSFIGLGIHPPYTSWGILVREGWKTLSSFPHLILYPSLMLFLTVWSFHIILDHLRTKYRI, from the coding sequence GTGAAAAAGGTGCTTCTGGTTTTTGCCATTTTGTTCCTTTCAACCCTGGTGCTGGCCACGGTTTTTTATCCGTGGGTGTTGAACAGCTCGGGGCTTGAACAAAATGTCGAAAGCATTCTCATACCGCCGGGATCTGAACACTGGTTTGGCACGGACACCTTGGGGCGGGATCTGTTTGCCCGGGTTCTGATGGGTGGGCGTATTTCGCTGTTGGTGGGGCTTGTAGGCTCGTTCCTGGCGTTTATGATTGGCTTTATCTATGGCGCCATTGCGGGCTGGTTTGAGGGGATCGTCGATCGCATCTTGATGCGTTTTTGCGATATTCTGATAGCGGTCCCAAGCTTCATTTTGGTGTCGGTGATGTGTTTAAGTCTGCAGTTGCTGCTGCCGTTTGAAGACCCTTTAAGTCGTGCGCTGCTGGGTCTTTGTATCAGTATCGCCGTCACACATTGGATGAGTTTGGCGCGTGTCACGCGCGGCATGGTTCTGGAAATCAAACGCAAGCCCTACGTGGAAGCGGCAATTTCATTGGGGGGCAGTCGCGTGCATGTGATGCTTCGCCATGTGCTTCCGAATATGCTGGGAACATTGCTGATTCTGGTGGCGATGCAGATTCCGACCAATATTTTGTATGAAAGCTTCATGAGCTTTATCGGTCTGGGGATTCATCCCCCTTACACCAGTTGGGGAATTTTAGTGCGAGAAGGATGGAAGACCCTTTCAAGCTTCCCGCATCTGATCTTGTATCCAAGCCTGATGTTGTTCCTGACGGTCTGGAGCTTCCACATCATCTTGGATCACCTGCGTACGAAGTATAGAATTTGA
- a CDS encoding ABC transporter permease, with translation MTASLGVLAALTFVLLKALPGGPFDEETALNPLVREKLAQHWGLEQSLPSQIGNYLLSVVQGDLGVSMSKPDRTVVEIIGQGLGNTLTLNAIALGVILAGAFVIAVAATRFRETWFESLVDQTVIAFLSLPSLFWGPLLIYAFGFYWNLLPVAFLSSPVHYILPVVTLSVRPLASLIRLLKNSLNENLNQDYARTAKAKGVGVWGVLIRHVLKNSLIPFLSYVGPLTVSLLSGSFLVEVLFAVPGLGSEFIAALNDRDYTLIVGLTLFYGSLLIVVNSFIDVLLKLADPRLQERA, from the coding sequence CTAGGGGTCCTAGCGGCGTTGACGTTTGTGCTGCTGAAAGCTCTTCCGGGCGGTCCCTTTGATGAAGAGACGGCCCTGAATCCATTGGTGCGCGAAAAACTGGCGCAACACTGGGGCCTTGAACAAAGCCTTCCTTCCCAAATCGGGAACTATCTTTTATCCGTCGTGCAAGGGGACTTGGGTGTTTCGATGTCGAAGCCTGATCGCACGGTGGTTGAAATCATCGGTCAGGGCCTGGGTAACACCCTGACCTTAAACGCCATCGCGCTGGGTGTGATTTTGGCGGGTGCTTTCGTGATCGCGGTGGCCGCGACTCGTTTCCGTGAAACCTGGTTTGAAAGTCTGGTCGATCAGACCGTGATCGCATTCTTGTCCTTGCCCAGTCTGTTCTGGGGGCCGTTGTTGATTTACGCTTTTGGTTTTTACTGGAACCTTTTACCGGTGGCATTTTTGTCGTCGCCCGTGCACTACATTTTGCCAGTGGTGACTTTAAGTGTGCGCCCGCTGGCTTCACTGATTCGCTTGCTTAAAAACTCCCTGAATGAAAACCTGAATCAAGACTATGCCCGCACCGCCAAAGCCAAAGGTGTCGGCGTGTGGGGGGTATTGATCCGTCACGTGCTGAAAAACTCGCTGATTCCTTTTTTAAGCTACGTAGGCCCTTTGACTGTGTCCTTGCTGTCAGGCTCTTTCCTGGTGGAAGTTCTGTTTGCCGTGCCGGGTTTGGGCAGTGAATTCATCGCGGCCCTGAACGATCGTGATTACACGTTGATCGTGGGCCTGACGTTGTTCTATGGAAGTCTTTTGATTGTGGTGAACTCCTTTATTGATGTGCTGCTGAAGTTGGCGGATCCACGCCTGCAGGAGCGCGCGTGA